The Dromaius novaehollandiae isolate bDroNov1 chromosome 5, bDroNov1.hap1, whole genome shotgun sequence genome window below encodes:
- the HAUS2 gene encoding HAUS augmin-like complex subunit 2, which yields MAQKPGAHTLPAARAPRTPNMAERRGRSVTAATAAGGPGARAPSALELPWLRGEEAAARPWDAGQPTAAAAVLARCLAAGVVSQETLDLTCKKPPCFMKFSEMEQIANIQAEINQKKMETEILQLEKETADITHPFYLNQKCQIFQDMNRHLEAVLKEKRTLRQRLMKPRCQENLPIEAPFHRYVVELLTEAVTFIEKLESHLQTVRSIPQIPSVMKNMDTALTKTEVLVTELEELTEQILKWRGLQKGVHSDNIYNPAELDFSFSLT from the exons ATGGCGCAGAAGCCGGGGGCACACACACTCCCAGCCGCTCGGGCTCCCCGGACGCCCAACATGGCGGAGCGTCGCGGCCGCTCCGTTACCGCAGCAACGGCGGCCGGAGGCCCCGGCGCCCGGGCGCCCTCGGCCCTGGAGCTGCCGTGGCTCCGGGGCGAGGAGGCCGCCGCCAGGCCCTGGGACGCGGGGCAgcccacggcggcggcggccgtgctGGCGCGGTGCTTGGCGGCGGGCGTCGTGAGCCAG GAGACTTTGGATTTAACCTGTAAAAAACCCCCATGCTTTATGAAGTTCTCAGAGATGGAGCAAATCGCAAACATTCAAGCTGAAATCAATCAG aaaaaaatggaaactgaaatCCTGCAGTTGGAGAAGGAGACAGCAGACATTACTCACCCTTTTTACTTGA acCAAAAGTGCCAGATCTTCCAAGATATGAACAGACACTTGGAAGCAgtgctgaaagagaaaaggacTCTCAGACAAAGGTTGATGAAGCCCAGATGTCAAGAGAACCTGCCTATTGAGGCTCCTTTCCACAG GTATGTAGTAGAGTTGTTGACTGAGGCTGTGACTTTCATTGAGAAGCTTGAAAGCCATTTGCAGACCGTAAGAAGCATCCCTCAGATACCCAGCGTCATGAAGAATATG gACACTGCTTTGACAAAAACAGAGGTGCTAGTGACAGAGTTGGAGGAACTGACAGAGCAAATACTGAAATGGAGGGGACTGCAAAAAGGAGTGCATTCTGACAACATCTATAATCCTGCTGAACTGGACTTTAGCTTTTCTTTAACCTGA